Proteins encoded in a region of the Phacochoerus africanus isolate WHEZ1 chromosome 8, ROS_Pafr_v1, whole genome shotgun sequence genome:
- the LGALS7 gene encoding galectin-7 has product MSGFSTPHKTLLAEGIRVGTVMRIRGVVPNQAGRFYVNLLCGEEPGSEAALHFNPRLDESSVVFNSLEHGAWGREERGPGIPFQRGQPFDVLLITTDEGFKVVVGDLEYHHFRHRMPPTRVRAVEVGGDLQLELVKIF; this is encoded by the exons ATGTCAGGCTTT TCCACGCCCCACAAAACCTTGCTGGCCGAAGGCATCCGAGTCGGCACCGTGATGAGAATTCGTGGTGTTGTGCCCAACCAGGCTGGCAG gttCTACGTAAACCTGCTGTGCGGCGAGGAGCCGGGCAGCGAGGCCGCCCTGCATTTCAACCCGCGGCTGGACGAGTCCTCGGTGGTCTTCAACAGCCTGGAGCACGGAGCCTGGGGCCGAGAGGAGCGAGGCCCGGGCATTCCTTTCCAGCGCGGGCAGCCCTTCGACGTGCTGCTCATCACCACCGACGAAGGCTTCAAG GTGGTGGTCGGGGACCTGGAATACCACCACTTCCGCCACCGGATGCCGCCGACGCGCGTGCGTGCGGTGGAGGTGGGCGGCGACCTGCAGCTGGAGCTCGTGAAGATCTTCTGA
- the CAPN12 gene encoding calpain-12 produces MACGSRRVTIQLVNEEAEPGTKGPKPFRGQSYRAIQAACLDEGILFRDPYFPAGPDALGYDQLGPDSEKAKGVEWKRPHEFCAEPQFICEDMSRTDVCQGSLGNCWFLAAAASLTLYPRLLCRVVPPGQGFQDGYTGVFHFQLWQFGHWVDVVVDDRLPVREGKLVFVRSAQRNEFWAPLLEKAYAKLHGSYEVMRGGHMNEAFVDFTGGVGEVLYLRQNASGLFAALRHALAKESLVGATALSDRGEYRTGDGLVKGHAYSVTGTHKVSLGFTKLRLLRLRNPWGRVEWTGAWSDSCPRWDELPTEWRDALLVRKEDGEFWMELQDFLCHFDTVQICSLSPEVLGPSPAGGGWNIHTFQGRWVRGFSSGGSQPGAETFWTNPQFRLTLLEPDEEDEDEEGPWGGWGATGSRGPTQGGRNPKCTVLLSLIQRNRRRLRAQGLTYLTVGFHVFQIPEELLGLWDSPRSRALLPSLLRADRSPFCARRDVSRRCRLRPGHYLVVPSTARAGDEADFTLRVFSERRHTAMEIDDVISADLHALMVPYIPLELGLEQLFRELAGEEEELRAPQLQTLLSIALEPARAHAWTPREIGLRTCEQLLRCFGHGRSLALYHFQQLWGHLLEWQATFDKFDEDASGTMNSYELRLALNAAGFHLNNQLTQALTSRYRDSRLRVDFERFVSCMAQLLCLFRHCSQHLDGGEGVICLTHRQWMEVATFS; encoded by the exons ATGGCGTGTGGCAGCAGGAGAGTCACCATCCAGCTGGTGAACGAGGAGGCAGAGCCCGGAACCAAGGGCCCAAAGCCTTTTCGGGGCCAGAGCTACAGAGCAATCCAAGCAGCCTGCCTGGATGAGGGCATCCTGTTCCGAGATCCCTACTTCCCTGCCGGCCCTGATGCCCTTGGCTATGACCAGCTGGGGCCGGACTCCGAGAAGGCCAAAGGGGTGGAATGGAAGAGGCCCCAT GAGTTCTGTGCTGAGCCCCAGTTCATCTGTGAGGACATGAGCCGAACAGATGTGTGTCAGGGGAGCCTGG GTAACTGCTGGTTTCTCGCGGCCGCTGCCTCCCTCACCCTGTACCCCCGGCTCCTGTGCCGGGTGGTCCCCCCGGGTCAGGGTTTCCAAGATGGCTACACAGGTGTCTTCCACTTCCAG CTCTGGCAGTTTGGACACTGGGTGGACGTCGTGGTGGACGACAGGCTGCCTGTGCGTGAGGGGAAGCTGGTGTTCGTGCGCTCGGCTCAGCGGAACGAGTTCTGGGCCCCCCTTCTGGAAAAGGCCTATGCTAA GCTCCACGGCTCCTACGAGGTGATGCGAGGCGGCCACATGAATGAGGCTTTCGTGGACTTCACAGGCGGTGTGGGCGAGGTGCTCTACCTGAGGCAAAACGCCTCTGGCCTCTTCGCCGCCCTGCGCCACGCCCTGGCCAAGGAGTCCCTCGTGGGTGCCACAGCCCTG AGCGATCGGGGAGAGTACCGTACGGGAGATGGGCTGGTGAAAGGACATGCATATTCTGTCACAGGCACACACAAG GTGTCACTGGGCTTCACTAAGCTGCGGCTGCTGCGGCTGCGGAACCCGTGGGGCCGCGTGGAGTGGACCGGAGCCTGGAGCGACAG CTGCCCGCGCTGGGATGAGCTCCCCACAGAGTGGCGAGATGCCTTGTTGGTGAGAAAGGAAGACGGCGAGTTCTG GATGGAGCTGCAGGACTTCCTCTGCCACTTTGACACCGTCCAGATCTGTTCACTGAGCCCGGAGGTGCTGGGCCCCAGCCCGGCTGGAGGCGGCTGGAACATCCACACCTTCCAAGGCCGCTGGGTGCGCGGGTTCAGCTCTGGCGGGAGCCAGCCCGGTGCCG AAACCTTCTGGACCAACCCCCAGTTCCGGCTGACACTGCTGGAGCCTGATGAGGAGGATGAAGATGAGGAGGGGCcctgggggggctggggggccacGGGGTCACGGGGCCCCACGCAGGGGGGCCGCAATCCCAAGTGCACTGTTCTCCTGTCACTCATCCAGCGCAACCGGCGCCGCCTGAGGGCCCAGGGCCTCACGTACCTCACCGTGGGCTTCCACGTGTTCCAG ATCCCAGAGGAG CTGCTGGGCCTGTGGGACTCCCCGCGCAGCCGCGCGCTCCTGCCGAGCCTGCTGCGCGCTGACCGCTCGCCCTTCTGCGCCCGCCGCGACGTGAGCCGCCGCTGCCGGCTGCGTCCCGGCCACTACCTGGTGGTGCCCAGCACCGCCCGCGCCGGCGACGAGGCCGACTTCACGCTGCGTGTCTTCTCAGAGCGCCGCCACACCGCCAT GGAGATTGATGACGTGATCAGCGCGGACCTTCATGCCCTCATG GTCCCCTACATTCCCCTGGAGCTGGGATTGGAGCAGCTGTTCCGGGAGCTGGCAGGAGAG GAGGAAGAACTCCGTGCCCCTCAGCTCCAGACCTTGCTAAGCATTGCCTTGGAGCCTG CCAGGGCCCATGCCTGGACCCCTAGAGAGATCGGGCTCAGGACCTGTGAGCAGCTGCTGCGGTGCTTCGGG CATGGGCGAAGCCTGGCCCTGTACCACTTCCAGCAGCTCTGGGGCCACCTCCTGGAGTGGCAG gccaCATTTGACAAATTCGACGAGGACGCCTCTGGAACCATGAACTCCTACGAGCTGAGGCTGGCCTTGAACGCGGCAG GCTTCCACCTGAACAACCAGCTGACGCAGGCCCTCACGAGCCGCTACCGGGACAGCCGTCTGCGTGTGGACTTTGAGCGCTTTGTGTCCTGTATGGCCCAGCTCCTCTGCCTCTTCC GCCACTGCAGCCAGCACCTGGACGGGGGCGAGGGAGTCATCTGCCTGACCCACAGACAG TGGATGGAGGTGGCCACCTTCTCCTAG